From the genome of Camelus bactrianus isolate YW-2024 breed Bactrian camel chromosome 33, ASM4877302v1, whole genome shotgun sequence, one region includes:
- the FEZ1 gene encoding fasciculation and elongation protein zeta-1, whose protein sequence is MEAPLVSLDEEFEDLRPCCSEDREEKPQCFYGSSPHHLEDPSLSELENFSSEIISFKSMEDLVNEFDEKLNVCFRNYNAKTENLAPVKNQFQIQEEEETLQDEEVWDALTDNYVPSLSEDWRDPNTEALNGNSSDTEIHEKEEEEFNEKNVRDSGIIEEPLLTADQVIEEIEEMMQNSPDPEEEEEVLEEEDGGETSSQADSVLLQEMQALTQTFNNNWSYEGLRHMSGSELMELLDQVEGAIRDFSEELVQQLARRDELEFEKEVKNSFITVLIEVQNKQKEQRELMKKRRKEKGLSLQSSRVEKGSQMPLKRFSMEGISNILQSSIRQTFGPSGTDKQYLNTVIPYEKKASPPSVEDLQMLTNILFAMKEDNEKVPTLLTDYILKVLCPT, encoded by the exons ATGGAGGCCCCACTGGTGAGTCTGGATGAAGAATTTGAGGACCTTCGGCCCTGCTGCTCGGAGGACCGGGAGGAGAAGCCACAGTGTTTCTACGGCTCATCTCCCCACCATCTAGAGGACCCCTCCCTCTCTGAGCTTGagaatttttcttctgaaatcaTCAGCTTCAAGTCCATGGAGGACCTGGTGAATGAATTTGATGAGAAGCTCAATGTCTGCTTTCGGAACTACAACGCCAAGACTGAGAACCTAGCTCCCGTGAAGAACCAGTTCCAGAttcaagaggaggaggagaccctgCAGGATGAGGA GGTTTGGGATGCTCTGACAGACAATTACGTCCCTTCACTCTCAGAAGACTGGAGGgacccaaacacggaggctctgAATGGCAACAGCTCTGACACTGAG ATccatgagaaagaagaggaagagttcAATGAGAAGAATGTACGTGATTCCGGAATCATTGAGGAGCCTCTACTCACAGCAGACCAG GTGATTGAGGAGATTGAGGAGATGATGCAGAACTCCCCAGaccctgaggaggaggaggaggttctGGAAGAGGAGGATGGGGGAGAAACCTCCTCCCAGGCAGACTCGGTCCTCCTGCAGGAGATGCAGGCCTTGACCCAGACCTTCAACAACAACTGGTCCTATGAAG GGCTGAGGCACATGTCTGGGTCCGAGCTGATGGAGCTGCTGGACCAGGTAGAGGGCGCCATCCGAGACTTCTCGGAGGAGCTGGTGCAGCAGCTGGCCCGCCGGGACGAGCTGGAGTTCGAGAAGGAGGTGAAGAACTCCTTCATCACGGTGCTCATCGAGGTGCAGAACAAGCAGAAGGAGCAGCGAGAGCTGATGAAGAAGAGGCGGAAAGAGAAAGGGCTGAGTCTGCAGAGCAGCCGGGTAGAGAAGGGAAGCCAGATGCCGCTCAAG CGCTTCAGCATGGAAGGCATCTCCAACATCCTGCAGAGCAGCATCCGCCAGACCTTTGGCCCCTCAGGAACTGACAAGCAG TATCTGAACACAGTCATCCCTTATGAGAAGAAGGCCTCGCCCCCGTCTGTGGAAGATCTCCAGATGCTGACGAACA tTCTCTTTGCCATGAAGGAGGATAATGAGAAGGTGCCCACTTTGCTGACGGACtacattttaaaag